In Streptomyces qaidamensis, one DNA window encodes the following:
- a CDS encoding amidase, whose amino-acid sequence MVLDRSEGLVETARALAAGEVTSRALVERTLARIEASQGSLNAFRIVRAEAALAEADAADRQLASPGARRPLLGVPVAVKDDMDVAGEPTAFGCCGEFPPVAEDGEAVRRLRAAGAVIIGKTNTCEFGQWPFTEGPAFGATRNPWSTEHTPGGSSGGSAAAVAAGLVPAALGSDGAGSVRIPAAWTHLVGIKPQRGRVSTWPRGESFQGITVNGTLARTVADAALLLDAASGNHAQDPHRPPALDVSGAVGRDPGRLRIALSLKPPFTAVPARLLPEVRTRVVELAERLAALGHFVEEADPPYGQIGLTFVPRATAGIAERVGEAPFPALLDRRTRDAARLGRLLGGAPLRAARRAETALHRRIGSFFTSYDVVLAPTTAAPPPRIGALLELSGFATDRAMIAACPYAWPWNVLGWPGVNVPAGFTPDGLPVGAQLLGPAHSEPLLVQVAAQLEAELRWAEKWPSPPVTARSAAA is encoded by the coding sequence ATGGTGCTCGACCGTTCCGAAGGCCTGGTGGAGACCGCCCGCGCGCTGGCCGCCGGGGAGGTGACGTCGCGGGCGCTGGTCGAGCGGACGCTCGCGCGGATCGAGGCGTCCCAGGGGAGTCTCAACGCCTTCCGGATCGTCCGGGCCGAGGCCGCGCTCGCGGAGGCCGACGCCGCGGACCGGCAGCTGGCGTCCCCGGGCGCACGGAGGCCGCTGCTCGGCGTCCCCGTCGCCGTGAAGGACGACATGGACGTGGCCGGTGAGCCGACCGCGTTCGGCTGCTGCGGGGAGTTCCCGCCGGTCGCCGAGGACGGCGAGGCGGTGCGGCGGCTGCGCGCGGCCGGGGCCGTGATCATCGGCAAGACCAACACCTGCGAGTTCGGGCAGTGGCCCTTCACCGAGGGGCCGGCCTTCGGTGCGACCCGCAACCCGTGGAGCACGGAGCACACGCCCGGCGGTTCCTCGGGCGGGTCGGCCGCCGCGGTCGCCGCCGGCCTGGTGCCCGCCGCGCTCGGCTCGGACGGCGCCGGCTCGGTGCGGATCCCGGCCGCCTGGACCCATCTGGTCGGCATCAAGCCGCAGCGCGGCCGGGTCTCGACGTGGCCGCGCGGGGAGTCCTTCCAGGGCATCACCGTCAACGGCACCCTGGCCCGTACGGTCGCCGACGCGGCCCTGCTGCTGGACGCGGCGAGCGGCAACCACGCGCAGGACCCGCACCGGCCCCCGGCCCTCGACGTGTCCGGGGCCGTCGGCCGCGATCCGGGCCGGCTGCGCATCGCGCTCTCCCTCAAGCCGCCCTTCACGGCCGTGCCCGCCCGGCTCCTGCCCGAGGTGCGGACCCGTGTGGTCGAACTGGCCGAACGGCTCGCCGCGCTGGGGCACTTCGTCGAGGAAGCGGATCCGCCGTACGGGCAGATCGGGCTGACCTTCGTGCCGCGTGCGACGGCCGGGATCGCCGAGCGGGTGGGCGAGGCGCCCTTCCCGGCGCTGCTGGACCGGCGCACCCGGGACGCGGCCCGGCTGGGCCGGCTGCTCGGCGGTGCCCCGCTGCGGGCGGCCCGGCGTGCGGAGACCGCGCTGCACCGGCGTATCGGCTCCTTCTTCACCTCCTACGACGTCGTGCTCGCGCCGACGACCGCCGCTCCCCCGCCCCGGATCGGCGCCCTGCTCGAACTCAGCGGGTTCGCCACCGACCGGGCGATGATCGCGGCCTGCCCGTACGCCTGGCCGTGGAACGTGCTGGGCTGGCCCGGCGTCAACGTGCCCGCGGGTTTCACGCCGGACGGCCTGCCGGTCGGCGCGCAGTTGCTGGGCCCGGCCCACAGCGAGCCGCTGCTCGTGCAGGTGGCCGCCCAACTGGAGGCGGAGCTGCGCTGGGCCGAGAAGTGGCCGTCGCCGCCGGTCACGGCACGTTCCGCCGCCGCCTGA
- a CDS encoding type II toxin-antitoxin system PemK/MazF family toxin produces the protein MSTFADENVPGRHGPSATVQADPREVGRVRTEYSPAHDGDPDPGEIVWTWVPYEENDGRGKDRPVLVVAREAGGTVLAVRLSSKRHDGDREWVPIGSGPWDRTGRDSWVDVDRVLRLHEAGMRREACALDRMRFNLVRRRLQERYGWC, from the coding sequence GTGAGCACGTTTGCCGACGAGAACGTCCCCGGCCGTCACGGCCCCTCCGCCACCGTCCAGGCCGACCCGCGCGAGGTGGGCCGGGTGCGGACGGAGTACTCCCCAGCGCACGACGGCGATCCCGACCCCGGGGAGATCGTCTGGACGTGGGTGCCCTACGAGGAGAACGACGGCCGCGGCAAGGACCGCCCGGTGCTCGTGGTCGCCCGCGAGGCCGGCGGCACCGTCCTGGCGGTGCGGTTGTCCAGCAAGCGGCACGACGGGGACCGCGAGTGGGTGCCGATCGGCAGCGGACCATGGGACCGGACGGGCCGGGACTCGTGGGTCGACGTGGACCGGGTGCTGCGCCTGCACGAGGCCGGCATGCGCCGGGAGGCCTGCGCCCTCGACCGCATGCGGTTCAACCTGGTCAGACGCCGGCTGCAGGAACGCTACGGCTGGTGCTGA
- the egtC gene encoding ergothioneine biosynthesis protein EgtC, producing the protein MCRHVAYVGPAVPLGRLLVEPPHGLYRQSWAPRHQQYGTVNADGFGVGWYAEGDPVPARYRRAGPVWADLSFADLARVVKSTALLAAVRDATLSGADAEAAAAPFAAGAWLFSHNGAVRGWPGSLATVSRTLPHEDLLSLEARNDSALVWALVLARLRSGDEEGQAMADTVLEVAAAAPGSRLNLLLTNGDTITATAWGDTLWYLTRPGGGTVVASEPYDDDPHWREVPDRTLLAASRTDVLLTPLKEPSDASVPSPSPKEPRT; encoded by the coding sequence ATGTGCCGTCATGTGGCGTATGTGGGGCCCGCGGTACCGCTGGGCCGGCTCCTCGTGGAGCCCCCGCACGGGCTGTACCGGCAGTCGTGGGCACCCCGGCACCAGCAGTACGGGACGGTCAACGCCGACGGTTTCGGCGTCGGCTGGTACGCGGAGGGCGACCCGGTGCCGGCCCGCTACCGCAGGGCGGGGCCCGTCTGGGCGGACCTGTCGTTCGCCGACCTCGCCCGGGTCGTGAAGTCCACCGCGCTGCTCGCCGCGGTGCGGGACGCGACCCTGTCGGGTGCCGACGCGGAGGCTGCGGCGGCGCCGTTCGCCGCGGGGGCCTGGCTGTTCAGCCACAACGGGGCGGTCAGGGGCTGGCCCGGCTCACTCGCCACGGTGTCCCGGACGCTCCCGCACGAGGACCTGCTGTCCCTGGAGGCCCGCAACGACTCGGCGCTCGTCTGGGCGCTGGTGCTGGCGCGGCTGCGCAGCGGCGACGAGGAGGGCCAGGCGATGGCCGACACGGTCCTGGAGGTCGCCGCCGCGGCCCCCGGTTCCCGGCTCAACCTCCTCCTCACCAACGGCGACACCATCACCGCCACCGCCTGGGGCGACACCCTCTGGTACCTCACCCGGCCCGGCGGCGGCACCGTCGTGGCCTCCGAGCCCTACGACGACGATCCGCACTGGCGGGAGGTCCCCGACCGCACCCTGCTCGCGGCGAGCCGCACCGACGTGCTGCTCACGCCGCTGAAGGAGCCGTCCGACGCCTCCGTGCCCTCCCCCTCGCCGAAGGAGCCCCGTACGTGA
- a CDS encoding TIGR02452 family protein — protein MSARLRGIAQQTEQIVAAGCYRAPNGREVSIAAELRAAREGTRLYGPEPVPVSADRVTGTRETLVEVTDESSLAAARRLGGHVAVLNFASARNPGGGYLNGAQAQEEALCRASALYTCLLEARAFYDHHRAHRDPFYTDRVIHSPAVPVFRDDRGALLAEPWTAGFLTSPAPNAGVVLRTAPERASELPRALAVRAGRVLETAAAHGYRRLVLGAWGCGVFRNDPAQVAEAFRALLGPGGRFAGAFEHVTFGILDRTPSRAVLGAFQETFSTSRSVPAAGV, from the coding sequence GTGAGCGCGCGCCTGCGCGGTATCGCGCAGCAGACCGAGCAGATCGTCGCGGCCGGGTGCTACCGCGCGCCAAACGGGCGTGAGGTCTCGATCGCGGCGGAGCTGCGTGCGGCGCGCGAGGGCACGCGCCTGTACGGGCCGGAACCGGTGCCGGTGTCCGCCGATCGGGTGACCGGGACGCGGGAGACGCTGGTGGAGGTTACGGACGAGAGCAGCCTGGCGGCCGCCCGCAGGCTCGGCGGGCACGTGGCCGTGCTGAACTTCGCCTCGGCCAGAAATCCCGGCGGCGGCTATCTGAACGGCGCACAGGCCCAGGAAGAGGCCCTGTGCCGGGCCTCCGCGCTGTACACGTGCCTCCTTGAGGCCCGGGCCTTCTACGACCACCACCGGGCCCACCGCGACCCGTTCTACACGGACCGTGTCATCCACTCACCGGCCGTGCCCGTCTTCCGCGACGACCGGGGCGCCCTGCTGGCCGAGCCCTGGACCGCCGGCTTCCTGACCTCGCCCGCGCCCAACGCGGGCGTGGTGCTGCGCACGGCGCCCGAACGGGCCTCCGAACTGCCGCGGGCCCTCGCGGTCCGCGCCGGGCGCGTCCTGGAGACGGCCGCCGCCCACGGCTACCGCCGGCTCGTCCTCGGTGCCTGGGGCTGCGGGGTCTTCCGCAACGACCCCGCGCAGGTGGCTGAGGCGTTCCGGGCCCTGCTGGGGCCGGGCGGCCGGTTCGCCGGGGCCTTCGAGCACGTGACGTTCGGGATCCTGGACCGGACACCCAGCCGTGCGGTGCTGGGCGCCTTCCAGGAGACGTTCAGCACCAGCCGTAGCGTTCCTGCAGCCGGCGTCTGA
- a CDS encoding cation acetate symporter has translation MVTAAAIDDSSLQLTFVLFLTVVVITLFTALLTAPQRDEISEFYLGNRAMSPLRNGLAMCGDYLSAATLLGSTGLVALTGYDGLMYLGGTTVAWMMVLLLIAEPLHRTGRFTLGDTVALRLPRQQRPVRVALSVCILAIATLYLVAQLVGSVALLTQFTGVPSGSTRTLCVVVIGAFVILYASLGGMPGATVIQIIKAVMLVVGVLFTAGWVLHHFDWNPNALLERASERSGSGLSFLEPGLRYGGTVSNKLDFLSLELAIVLGLAALPHVLMRLLTPRNSGVLRSSVLWAVGLVGAVCFGAGIMGLGATALLGRDTIESTDRTGNASVLLLAHELGGSVLTALLTCLAYLTLLAVAVGLTLAAASSLAHDLYSEVIRKGRASETEELTVARLSGVVIGVLGILLALVAWGANTATLAFLAFAIAASAILPTIIYTLFWRRFSAKGALLSLYGGLLCSVLLAAFSPVVSSAPGSFYPEADFAWFPLQNPGIVSIPVGFLLGWLGTVLDKGPAEEASAHEEFEVRMLVGADD, from the coding sequence GTGGTGACCGCCGCCGCCATCGACGACAGCAGCCTGCAGCTGACGTTCGTCCTGTTCCTGACCGTGGTTGTGATCACCCTGTTCACGGCGCTGCTGACGGCTCCTCAGCGCGACGAGATCAGCGAGTTCTACCTCGGCAACCGCGCGATGTCGCCGCTGCGCAACGGCCTCGCCATGTGCGGCGACTACCTGTCCGCCGCCACGCTGCTGGGCAGCACCGGACTGGTCGCGCTGACCGGGTACGACGGGCTGATGTACCTCGGCGGCACCACCGTCGCCTGGATGATGGTGCTGCTGCTGATCGCCGAACCCCTGCATCGCACGGGCAGGTTCACGCTGGGCGACACGGTGGCGCTGCGCCTGCCGCGGCAGCAGCGGCCGGTACGCGTCGCGCTGTCGGTCTGCATCCTGGCCATCGCCACGCTGTACCTGGTGGCCCAACTCGTGGGCAGTGTGGCCCTGCTGACGCAGTTCACCGGTGTGCCGAGCGGCAGCACCCGCACCCTGTGCGTGGTCGTGATCGGCGCCTTCGTGATTCTGTACGCCTCCCTCGGCGGCATGCCCGGCGCGACGGTCATCCAGATCATCAAGGCTGTGATGCTGGTGGTGGGCGTGCTCTTCACCGCGGGCTGGGTGCTGCACCACTTCGACTGGAACCCCAACGCGCTGCTGGAGAGGGCGTCCGAACGCAGCGGTTCGGGTCTGAGCTTCCTCGAACCGGGCCTGCGCTACGGCGGCACCGTCAGCAACAAGCTGGACTTCCTCAGTCTCGAACTGGCCATCGTGCTCGGCCTCGCCGCCCTGCCGCACGTGCTGATGCGGCTGCTCACCCCGCGCAACAGCGGCGTGCTGCGCTCCTCCGTGCTGTGGGCCGTCGGCCTGGTCGGCGCCGTCTGCTTCGGGGCCGGCATCATGGGCCTCGGCGCCACCGCGCTGCTCGGCCGGGACACCATCGAGAGCACGGACCGCACCGGCAACGCCTCCGTCCTGCTGCTCGCCCACGAGCTGGGCGGCAGTGTCCTCACCGCGCTGCTGACCTGCCTGGCGTACCTGACGCTGCTGGCCGTGGCGGTCGGTCTCACCCTGGCCGCTGCTTCTTCTCTGGCGCACGACCTGTACAGCGAGGTGATCCGCAAGGGCCGGGCGAGTGAGACGGAGGAACTGACCGTGGCCCGGCTGTCCGGGGTGGTCATCGGAGTCCTCGGCATCCTGCTGGCCCTCGTCGCCTGGGGTGCGAACACCGCGACGCTCGCCTTCCTGGCCTTCGCCATCGCGGCGTCCGCGATCCTGCCGACGATCATCTACACCCTCTTCTGGCGGCGCTTCAGCGCGAAGGGCGCCCTGCTCAGCCTCTACGGCGGCCTGCTCTGCTCCGTCCTGCTGGCCGCCTTCTCCCCGGTCGTCTCCTCGGCCCCGGGCTCGTTCTACCCCGAGGCCGACTTCGCCTGGTTCCCGCTCCAGAACCCCGGCATCGTCTCCATCCCGGTGGGCTTCCTCCTGGGCTGGCTCGGCACGGTCCTGGACAAGGGGCCGGCCGAAGAGGCCTCCGCACATGAGGAGTTCGAGGTGCGGATGCTCGTGGGCGCGGACGACTGA
- the egtB gene encoding ergothioneine biosynthesis protein EgtB, with protein sequence MTDTEPAVDAQAVDPEVLRERAVASLVVARDRTTLLTSCVEDPDLTAQHSPLMSPLVWDLAHIGNQEEQWLLRAVAGHEAIRPEIDGLYDAFEHPRAERPKLPLLSPAEARTYAADVRGRALDVLERAAFHGTRLTEAGFAFGMIAQHEQQHDETMLITHQLRTGPQALTAPDPEPVPLFTGPAEVLVPGGPFTMGTSGEPWALDNERPAHRREVAPFRIDTTPVTNGAYRAFIEDGGYDDPRWWAPEGWAHIRRHGIEAPLFWRRDGTQFLRRRFGVTEVVPPDEPVLHVCWYEADAYARWAGRRLPTEAEWEKAARHDPAGDRSMRYPWGDADPGPEHANLGQRHLRPAPAGSYPAGESPLGVRQLIGDVWEWTASDFLPYPGFRAFPYREYSEVFFGSDHKVLRGGSFAVDAVACRGTFRNWDYPIRRQIFAGFRTARSEDA encoded by the coding sequence ATGACCGACACCGAGCCCGCCGTCGACGCCCAGGCCGTCGACCCCGAGGTGCTCCGCGAGCGGGCGGTCGCCTCATTGGTCGTGGCCCGTGACCGCACGACGCTGCTGACGAGCTGCGTGGAGGATCCCGACCTGACCGCGCAGCACTCGCCGCTGATGTCGCCGCTGGTCTGGGACCTCGCGCACATCGGCAACCAGGAGGAGCAGTGGCTGCTGCGGGCCGTCGCCGGGCACGAGGCGATACGCCCCGAGATAGACGGCCTCTACGACGCCTTCGAACACCCGCGTGCGGAGCGGCCGAAGCTGCCCCTGCTGTCACCGGCCGAGGCCAGGACGTACGCGGCCGACGTACGCGGCCGGGCCCTGGACGTGCTGGAGCGGGCCGCGTTCCACGGGACGCGGCTGACGGAGGCCGGTTTCGCCTTCGGGATGATCGCGCAGCACGAGCAGCAGCACGACGAGACCATGCTGATCACCCATCAGCTGCGCACGGGCCCCCAGGCCCTGACCGCCCCGGACCCGGAGCCGGTGCCGCTGTTCACCGGTCCGGCCGAAGTCCTCGTCCCCGGCGGGCCGTTCACCATGGGCACCTCCGGTGAGCCGTGGGCGCTGGACAACGAACGCCCCGCGCACCGGCGGGAGGTGGCGCCCTTCCGCATCGACACCACCCCGGTGACGAACGGCGCCTACCGGGCGTTCATCGAGGACGGCGGCTACGACGACCCGCGCTGGTGGGCGCCCGAGGGCTGGGCGCACATCCGCAGGCACGGCATCGAAGCCCCGCTGTTCTGGCGGCGCGACGGCACGCAGTTCCTCAGGCGCCGGTTCGGAGTCACGGAGGTCGTCCCGCCGGACGAGCCGGTGCTGCACGTGTGCTGGTACGAGGCCGACGCCTACGCCCGCTGGGCGGGACGCAGGCTGCCCACGGAGGCCGAGTGGGAGAAGGCGGCCCGGCACGACCCGGCCGGCGACCGCTCGATGCGCTACCCGTGGGGCGACGCCGACCCGGGACCCGAGCACGCCAACCTCGGCCAGCGGCACCTGCGTCCGGCACCCGCCGGGAGCTACCCGGCCGGTGAGTCACCGCTCGGCGTACGGCAGTTGATCGGCGACGTGTGGGAGTGGACGGCGAGCGACTTCCTGCCCTACCCCGGATTCAGGGCGTTCCCGTACAGGGAGTACTCGGAGGTCTTCTTCGGGTCCGACCACAAGGTGCTGCGCGGCGGTTCGTTCGCGGTGGACGCGGTGGCCTGCCGGGGCACCTTCCGCAACTGGGACTACCCGATCCGGCGGCAGATCTTCGCCGGCTTCCGCACGGCCCGTTCGGAGGACGCCTGA
- the egtD gene encoding L-histidine N(alpha)-methyltransferase has product MSPFHLTRTLPEDATDAALRADVHRGLTGRPKTLPPKWFYDAHGSDLFEKITELPEYYPTRAEREILQARAGDIAAATRARTLVELGSGSSEKTRHLIDALTELHTYVPVDVSESALSQAGQALAAERPGLDVHALIADFTAELTLPDTPGPRLVAFLGGTIGNLLPAERAAFLASVRALLAPGDALLLGTDLVKDEEALVRAYDDGAGVTAAFNKNVLAVINRELGADFEPAAFDHVAVWDAGHEWIEMRLRSRTAQTVKVPALDLAVDFAAGEEMRTEVSTKFRQEGVRTELSAAGLELAHWWTDDAGRFALSLSVAR; this is encoded by the coding sequence GTGAGCCCGTTCCACCTCACCCGCACCCTGCCCGAGGACGCCACGGACGCCGCGCTGCGCGCCGATGTCCACCGGGGTCTGACCGGCCGCCCCAAGACCCTGCCGCCGAAGTGGTTCTACGACGCGCACGGCAGCGACCTGTTCGAGAAGATCACGGAACTTCCGGAGTACTACCCGACGCGCGCGGAGCGGGAGATCCTCCAGGCGCGCGCCGGTGACATCGCCGCGGCGACCCGGGCGCGGACCCTGGTCGAGCTCGGCTCCGGCTCCTCGGAGAAGACCCGGCACCTGATCGACGCCCTCACGGAGCTGCATACCTACGTCCCGGTCGATGTCAGTGAGAGCGCCCTCAGCCAGGCCGGGCAGGCGCTCGCCGCCGAGCGGCCCGGGCTGGACGTGCATGCGCTGATCGCCGACTTCACCGCGGAACTGACCCTGCCGGACACGCCGGGCCCCCGGCTGGTGGCGTTCCTCGGCGGCACGATCGGCAACCTGCTGCCCGCCGAGCGCGCCGCGTTCCTGGCGTCCGTGCGTGCCCTGCTCGCCCCGGGCGACGCCCTGCTGCTGGGGACGGACCTGGTCAAGGACGAGGAGGCGCTGGTCCGGGCGTACGACGACGGGGCCGGGGTGACGGCCGCGTTCAACAAGAACGTCCTGGCCGTGATCAACCGCGAGCTGGGCGCCGACTTCGAGCCCGCCGCGTTCGACCACGTGGCGGTGTGGGACGCCGGGCACGAGTGGATCGAGATGCGGCTGCGCTCCCGGACGGCGCAGACGGTGAAGGTGCCGGCGCTCGATCTCGCCGTCGACTTCGCGGCGGGTGAGGAGATGCGGACCGAGGTGTCGACGAAGTTCCGCCAGGAGGGCGTGCGCACCGAACTGTCCGCGGCGGGGCTGGAGCTGGCCCACTGGTGGACGGACGACGCGGGCCGGTTCGCCTTGTCACTGAGCGTGGCGCGCTGA
- a CDS encoding DUF485 domain-containing protein has product MPEYSPRRDDTPTFPLPHIEHTPQSHISDHPEFHSLRRAQRRFGIRATVLSVGGFLLYVVLSSFVPAVMNQPLFGRLTVGLTLGLGQFVIMGVTAWCYVRHMRTRVDPLARGLRSRLHETESRRARTTVPPQGAGQPLRHGTRGFRTW; this is encoded by the coding sequence GTGCCCGAATATTCACCGCGGCGGGATGACACTCCCACATTCCCGCTTCCGCACATCGAACATACTCCGCAGTCTCATATATCCGACCATCCCGAATTTCACTCTCTGCGTCGCGCGCAGCGCCGGTTCGGCATCCGCGCGACGGTCCTGTCCGTCGGTGGATTCCTGCTGTACGTAGTGCTGTCGAGTTTTGTGCCCGCGGTGATGAACCAGCCGCTGTTCGGCCGCCTCACCGTCGGACTCACCCTCGGTCTCGGGCAGTTCGTCATCATGGGCGTGACCGCCTGGTGCTATGTCCGGCACATGCGCACCCGGGTCGATCCGCTCGCCCGCGGACTGAGGTCCCGGCTGCACGAGACCGAGAGCCGCCGTGCCCGTACGACGGTGCCTCCGCAGGGGGCAGGGCAGCCGCTCCGGCACGGAACGAGGGGGTTCCGCACGTGGTGA
- a CDS encoding dodecin: MSNHTYRVTEIVGTSPDGVDQAIRNGIDRASQTLRNLDWFEVTQVRGQLEDGQIAHWQVGLKVGFRLDESE; encoded by the coding sequence ATGTCGAACCACACGTACCGGGTCACGGAGATCGTCGGCACCTCACCGGACGGCGTCGACCAGGCCATCCGCAACGGCATCGACCGGGCCTCGCAGACGCTGCGCAACCTGGACTGGTTCGAGGTGACGCAGGTGCGTGGCCAGCTCGAGGACGGGCAGATCGCACACTGGCAGGTGGGGCTCAAGGTGGGCTTCCGCCTCGACGAGTCGGAGTAG
- the egtA gene encoding ergothioneine biosynthesis glutamate--cysteine ligase EgtA: MSDSVRGCTRPRTSMSEAEVEALVRGICFKTGPPRRLGVEVEWLVHELRAPQLPVTPERLEAAYAALRTVPLRSALTVEPGGQLELSSPPADSLTECIGTVSADLDAVRAVLRDDGLALVGLGQDPWHEPRRFLRQPRYDAMEACLDRTGPAGRAMMCTSASVQVCLDAGHEEPGPLGLVRRWWLAHHLGAVLVAAFANSPLAGHRPTGWLSTRQLMWTRIGAGRAGGPRLDTDPRGAWARHVLDSPVMCVRRDRGPWDLPEGLTFRDWIRTGAPRPPTREDLDYHVTTLFPPVRPRGHLELRMIDAQPGDDGWIVPLAVTAALFDDPEATETAYRAVKPLAERTLGLPAPHNPLWLDAARGGLVDAELREVAVTCFTTALDALPRLGAAPEVIEAVTAFLDRYVVLGRCPADDLLDRQRGTDGRAHGKDFRP; this comes from the coding sequence ATGTCCGATTCGGTACGTGGCTGTACCCGGCCACGCACGTCGATGTCCGAAGCCGAGGTCGAGGCTCTGGTCCGCGGCATCTGCTTCAAGACCGGCCCTCCACGCCGCCTCGGTGTCGAGGTGGAATGGCTCGTCCACGAGTTGCGCGCACCGCAGCTCCCCGTCACACCCGAACGCCTCGAAGCGGCCTACGCCGCACTGCGGACCGTGCCCCTGAGGTCGGCGCTCACCGTGGAACCCGGCGGCCAGCTGGAGCTGAGCTCGCCCCCCGCCGACTCGCTGACGGAATGCATCGGTACCGTCTCCGCCGACCTCGACGCCGTCCGCGCGGTTCTGCGCGACGACGGCCTCGCCCTCGTCGGCCTCGGCCAGGATCCCTGGCACGAACCCCGCAGGTTCCTGCGTCAACCGCGCTACGACGCCATGGAGGCGTGCCTGGACCGCACGGGCCCCGCCGGCCGCGCCATGATGTGCACCTCCGCCTCCGTGCAGGTGTGCCTGGACGCCGGTCACGAGGAGCCCGGGCCGCTCGGCCTGGTGCGGCGCTGGTGGCTGGCCCACCATCTGGGCGCGGTCCTCGTGGCCGCGTTCGCCAACTCGCCGCTCGCCGGGCACCGCCCGACCGGCTGGCTGTCCACCCGGCAGCTGATGTGGACCCGGATCGGCGCCGGACGGGCGGGCGGACCACGGCTGGACACCGACCCGCGCGGCGCCTGGGCGCGGCACGTGCTGGACTCCCCCGTGATGTGCGTACGCCGGGACCGCGGGCCCTGGGACCTCCCCGAGGGCCTCACCTTCCGGGACTGGATCCGCACGGGCGCTCCCCGGCCGCCCACCCGGGAGGATCTCGACTACCACGTCACGACGCTGTTCCCGCCGGTCAGGCCGCGCGGCCACCTCGAACTGCGCATGATCGACGCGCAGCCCGGGGACGACGGCTGGATCGTCCCGCTCGCCGTGACGGCGGCGCTGTTCGACGACCCGGAGGCCACCGAGACCGCCTACCGGGCCGTGAAGCCGCTGGCCGAGCGGACGCTGGGACTGCCCGCGCCGCACAACCCGCTGTGGCTCGACGCGGCCCGCGGCGGACTGGTCGATGCGGAACTGCGCGAGGTGGCCGTCACGTGCTTCACGACCGCACTGGACGCCCTGCCCCGGCTCGGCGCCGCCCCCGAGGTCATCGAGGCCGTCACGGCCTTTCTGGACCGCTACGTCGTCCTGGGCCGCTGCCCCGCCGACGACCTGCTCGACCGACAGCGCGGCACGGACGGTCGCGCCCACGGGAAGGACTTCCGCCCATGA